A window of Hordeum vulgare subsp. vulgare chromosome 5H, MorexV3_pseudomolecules_assembly, whole genome shotgun sequence genomic DNA:
CCACACTCTCTTTTCGTGTTAGTCAAAGTGGTAGGGTTAGTTCGAGAAAAGGAAAATATTGTTAGTACAACTTTTGGAGAAAAACTTTTCTGGACAGAACCTTGGGGGCATTAAAACATGGGCCAAAGACATTCCAAAGGATCTCATCATTGGAacttaagggtttggtagggTGTTCTACAAGCATGAAAAATCTCAGGGTCATTGGGGCAATCAAAATGAGGGTTGCAGTACAATTCATCAAGCTGGACCAGAATAGAAAAAGGGTTGTTTTGCTACATATTTCCAAAGCACAAAGTTGGGTTTTTACATAAAAGTGAATCCCATGCATGCCTTGATATCCCCAATtttttataggatttttgaaaggttaTATCTAGGTGTTGTAGTTCAAAACACCAAATTGGGTCAGAAtaggaaagaaaataataagctcaaatttTCCAAAACATTAGGATATGTTTTTGCATAAAATTGGTTGAGGgacatctcctacctccatcaattttttgtagaatttttagaagaatttgTCGATAGGTTGTAGTACAAAAAGAGGCCTTAAAAGAAATTACAAGTCATTTGAATAAAAGAAACATTGACAAAAATATTTACTAAAAGGTTATCCAATGAATTTGTcagaagaaaagaaatgttttgatgcaagcactcAAGTCCCAACATGATTTTCAAAAACTTTATAATTAGGGAAAAAAAAGTGGTTCTAAAATcaaatggaaaaaacagaaattaaGATTCAAACAAACATGGTTAAATTTACGAGAGTATCcccttttttattaaataaagaaTTTAAAAGGATCTTAATCAAGGACTCAAGCACTAAATGGTCTTTAACATACCACTTGAAaagaaaagtttttggaaagaggttttgaaaagagtcatgaagcaaacTATTTCTCAAATTTTTTATTATAGGCAATATATTATTTcataaaaatattattaaatGTTTGGGCATGTGACACGACGAAAGAGTCATACACAGAATAATACTTCTTTGTATAATAAGGACACAATACTTCTTTGTATAAGAATGTTTAGTGGTTAAAGTGGTTAAAGCTGTTAGGATTTaaactaattatgttaattagggAATAATCCTCCCTTGTACAGAAACGCTTCGTACGGTTCCTAGCCAACCGACGCGGCGGTTTTTCCCACGACCCCCACAAGCGGACGCATTCGTTCGTGGCGACGGTTACGTGTGTATTTAATCTTCACAGATCATCAATGAAAGCAACAGTTCATTCTAAACACGTTATCGGCCCGTAACTCTACCGAGAGCAGAGAAAAGGCAAAACAACTCCGGCGAGAGTCGCCGAGACAAAGaagacagaagggaggaaaggagAAGGTAAGAGGATGCCTCGTGGTCTCCTATCCTTCTTCCTGCACCTCATTCGTGACGGCGGTCGACGTCGACAcagccgtcgccgtcgtcattgtGTTGGCGGACTTCGCCGCCACAACCGCCACGCCCGCGATCTTCGCCGGTTCGGTGGCCGCCGGAACGGTTTCCGCCGCCATGCACCACGTCTTAGGCATGGCGCCCGTGGTCGCCACGGTGCTGGGCCTTCCGGTGCTTCGCGTGAACCGGCGCCGGCGCCGCTCCCGGCCTGGATCCTTGCCGGACCGGCTGCTCCGAACTTGTACGCGGACGAAGTAATGGAGCCTGTGGACGGAGCAATGGACGTCGACGCCGTTGAGCCGGAACTTGCGGCGCCTCCACCACCACATCCATGCCCAGTGCACGGATGGGGGCCATGCGTGACTCTGTCGCAGTCACCACCACTGGACTACGTGGTCCAGGAGGAAGCCGAGCCCGTGCTGCCCGCGGAGCATGCACAACCGGACTCCTCGCGTCTTCCATCTCCGACGCCGACGCACGAGGTTGTCGTCGCTCGTGTTTCCTCGTCAAGCGCTAGTCTTGGGCTGCGCCTCCCCGCGCCAACTGTTGCGCGTGGGGAGGTCTTCAACAACATGGCGAGCACCTCCAATGGTCCCTCAGTGCCCCGCCACTCGCACATAGTGCCACGCGCCGTGCTGCAGCACGCCGGCCGTCGCCCGGGACGATGGAGCCCGGTGAACCTTGGGTTGGCCAATGGCCACTCCAATGGAGTTGCTCCCGGGACGCACCTGCCTGGAGGGTCTTCttcagaggaggaagaggacgccGCGCCGGGGCCTTCTTCTCCGCACTGGTGAGGCTGCACCGGTGGGGGAGGTTGGTGGTGCTTGTGCAGACTTCAGTGATGGAGGTTGGTGGAAGTAGCAATTGCTGGCTAACGGGATGGAGAAGACGATGGAACCAGATGTGTTTCATGCCTCTTATCCATCCATTAGCTATCCATCCACCACCCACCAACATCACCACGtgccaccacaacaaccacatGCAGCAGCCCACCACCGCTTGGGCACTGGCTCTTAATTACTTTCCACCGACGCGGTACACGCATGTGTTATCCTACTAGGCCTAGTTGGCTAGTTGGGCAtgcaataaaaaaagaaaaaaaatgatggCTTGGCCATGGTAGTAGGCTGGTCTATTTGACCTACTGTCATTTCTTTAGTTTTCTTTTCTGATTAGCTTCTAGCTTTTTCAGTTTTTGTACATATGTGTTTGTTAGTATTTTCTAACATAGTATTATGTAATATCTGCTTATTTTATGTCAACATGTGTATGGATGCAATTTTTAATTGCTACATGTTGATTATGCTTGAAAATTATATGACTACTTTCAGTTTTTGCATATATCTTATAGATTGCATCTAATGCAATGTATGCAAGAGACTTaccaataacgagattgaacctcgggcaagttctataccgatagacaaagggaattgtatacgggattgattgaatccttgacattctggtccatccgatgagatcatcgtggagcaagtgggagccaccatgggtatccagaccccactaatggttattggccggagaggtgtctcggtcatgtctacctgtctcccgaacccgtagggtctacacacttaaggttcgatgacactagggttatagggaattgttatatgaggttatcgaaagttgttcggagtcccggatgagatcccggacgtcacgaggagctccggaatggtccggaggtaaagattgatatataggacggatggtttcggacaccggaagtgtttcaggcgtcaccggtaacgtaccgggaccaccggaacctCCGGAGgtagccccgggggtccaccggaagggggcaacgaccccgggaggctagatgggccaagtgcgagagggaaccagcccctaggtgggctggtgcgcccccacactcagcccaaggtgcgggaggtggagaggggggaaaccctaggcgctggtgggcctaaggcccacctagggtttcgccacccctcccccctgccctggccgccgcacctcccatctggggggctgccgcaccacctagggttggaaccctaggggtggcaccccccctcccctcctcctatatatagtgggcacttttgggcttttggagacacaatttttcctctccctcggcgcagccctgctcttctttcacttcctctctgccggtgcttggcgaagccctgccgggagacctcgtctctccattgacaccacgctgtcgtgctgttggagatcttccccaacctctccctcctccttgctagatcaaggtgcgggagacgtcaccgggctgcacgtgtgttgaacgcggaggtgccgtggttcggcactagatcggaatcacacagcGATCtgcatcgccgcgagtacgactccatcaaccgcgttctagcaacgcttccgcttagcgatcttcaaaggtatgaagatgcactcacccctctctcgttgctggtctctccataggaagatctgaatatgcgtaggaaattttttgaatttatgctacgtaacccaacatctTTCATATGATTTCAGTTTTTTTAAATCATGGTAATATTTCCTTAGATATGTGGTTGACGATTCTTAAGTTGATGAGTTGGTGCTAGAAACTGAACTAATTCATAGTTGTATCTATGAACTATTGTGCCATTTGTTCTGTGCGGTTATTTTTCC
This region includes:
- the LOC123399194 gene encoding uncharacterized protein LOC123399194, with translation MWWWRRRKFRLNGVDVHCSVHRLHYFVRVQVRSSRSGKDPGRERRRRRFTRSTGRPSTVATTGAMPKTWCMAAETVPAATEPAKIAGVAVVAAKSANTMTTATAVSTSTAVTNEVQEEG